In Phycisphaerae bacterium RAS1, the genomic window GAGCGAGGCGATCAGGATGATCGCATTGAAGGGCCGATCCCAGCGCAGGTGCATGAAGTAGAGACACACGAGAGCGCCCTTGATCGTGGCGATCAGCATGGCGATGCCGATGTTGAAGGACCCGAGCTTGACGCCCGAGAGGCCGACCGTCACGCCGGTCAGCACCAAAAGCGCGACAAGCGTGGCGCCCAGAAGCGAGGTCGGCACGACGTGTCCGACGCCGGGGTGAGCGTGAGATTCAGAGCTGTTCGACATCGTCAACCTCGCGACTAATCGATCAGATAGAGCAGTGGGAAGAGGTAAATCCAAATCAGGTCGACCAGGTGCCAGTACAGACCACCCAGGTCCACGGGATCAAAGTAAGCCGACGAAAAATCACCGCGAACCGAACGCATCAGCAGCCAGGCAATGACGGTCATGCCCGCCAGCACGTGAATGCCATGCAGCCCCGTCAGACAGAAGTAAATGCTGAAGTACAGATGGACGTTCGGCGTATCCTCGCCGCCGTGGCCGGCGCCGGCCGGCTGTGCGGCCAGCCCGCCGGGCGCAACCGCGGCGGGCAGAATCTTGGGCGCATCGGCGCCGCCAGCCACAGCCGGCGGAGTGGCCGCGGGGGGCGGCGTGGCGGCGTGCTCTGAGCCGGCTGCTGCGGTTTGCGCGCCGGATGCGTGGCCGTCGGAGGCCGCGGCGGCCGGTGCGGGCGCATGTGCATCAGCGGCCGGTGCTGCCGCGTGGCCAGCCGCGGCGGCGGGGGTCGCGGCGTGGGCGGCATCATGCTTGGGTGCGTAGTACTTGCCAGGCCGATAGCCGTGGGCAATCTTCTCGCTGTACTCGAAGTACTTAATGCCCATGAAGCCGAAACCGCCCAGCAACGTGAGCGTCAGGCCGAGGATCAGGCCATTCCGATTCGACGTCTGGGCACAGCGCACCGCCCACGCCATCGTGAAGCTCGACAGCAGCAGAACCACCGTGTTGATCGCGCCCAGAGTCTTGTTCAAGTGCTGATGGCCGGCGTGGAAGATCTCCGGATGGTTGCCGCGCCAAATGGCATATGCGCAGAACAGCCCGCCGAACAGCAGGATTTCCGTGCCCAGGAACAACCACATGCCCAGCTTGCCCGAGTCGAACTGCTGGGACATGGTTTCAAAGTGGTGCGCCAGGAACGGATTGTGCCCGTGGCCGTGGGCGTCGCCGCCGCCGGCGCCGTGGCCCTGCGAGCCGTGGGCGGCGTCCGCCGGAGCGGTCTGCGGTGAAACTGCGTCTGCCATATCGCCTCGATCCTCTATGTCGCCCGGCCGCCCTCGGCCGGAACACCACCAGGAGCGCTTCCGCCAGCACCGCAACGCACGGGCGGGCAAGCCGCCCGTGGCACCCGGTGCCGCCCTTCCTAGTGGGCGGGTCTTGCCGCGCCGTCCGGCACCTCGCGGCGGACGTAACCGCCGGCCTGTTCGTCCCAGAACAGCTTTTCGTAGTCGTACAGGTCATCCACGACCGGCTGCTCGTGGAAATTCTCGACCGGCGGCGGCGAGCTGGTGCGCCATTCAAACGTCGCGCCGCCCCACGGGTTGTCCGGAGCCTTGCGACCGCGGGCCAGCGAGTGCAGCAGGTAGCCGACCATCAGGATCACGCCCAGGCCCATGATGTAGGAGCCGGCGGACGAAATCTGGTGATACATCTGGAACTGGGCCGGGTAGTTGTAGTACCGCCGCGGCATGCCGTGCGAGCCCATCA contains:
- the ctaE_2 gene encoding Cytochrome c oxidase subunit 3, which codes for MADAVSPQTAPADAAHGSQGHGAGGGDAHGHGHNPFLAHHFETMSQQFDSGKLGMWLFLGTEILLFGGLFCAYAIWRGNHPEIFHAGHQHLNKTLGAINTVVLLLSSFTMAWAVRCAQTSNRNGLILGLTLTLLGGFGFMGIKYFEYSEKIAHGYRPGKYYAPKHDAAHAATPAAAAGHAAAPAADAHAPAPAAAASDGHASGAQTAAAGSEHAATPPPAATPPAVAGGADAPKILPAAVAPGGLAAQPAGAGHGGEDTPNVHLYFSIYFCLTGLHGIHVLAGMTVIAWLLMRSVRGDFSSAYFDPVDLGGLYWHLVDLIWIYLFPLLYLID